A window of the Catenulispora sp. GP43 genome harbors these coding sequences:
- a CDS encoding lipid-transfer protein, with translation MSGSLSGAVAIAGIGATEFSKESGRSELQLCLEACKAALDDAGVAPHDVDGLVTFSMDSSPSIMVGRGLGVAELRYFSLVDYGGGAACATVAHAAAAITAGMADVVVCYRAFNERSGRRFGSGDAAVQARGESPMAQHFGYYSPYGLITPAAWVAMAARRYMHTYGATSEDFGRVAVAARTHAATNPAAWFHDRPITLADHQSSKLIADPLRLLDCCQESDGGVALVVVSAERAKDLPGKEVLIAGAAQGSAHDQQMMTSYYRDDITGLPEMGTVARQLWRQSGLGPDDIQTAVIYDHFTPFVLTQLEEFGFCGRGEARDFIRDGAIHLGGRLPLNTHGGQLGEAYIHGMNGIAEAVRQARGTAVNQVPDVRNVLVTAGTGVPTSGLVLSAV, from the coding sequence GTGAGCGGGTCCCTGTCCGGCGCAGTAGCGATCGCCGGTATCGGCGCCACGGAGTTCTCCAAGGAGTCGGGACGCAGTGAACTCCAACTGTGTCTGGAGGCGTGCAAGGCCGCGTTGGACGACGCCGGGGTAGCACCGCATGACGTCGACGGTCTGGTGACCTTCTCGATGGACTCCAGTCCCTCGATCATGGTCGGCCGGGGTCTGGGCGTCGCCGAACTGCGTTATTTCTCCCTGGTCGACTACGGAGGCGGTGCCGCCTGTGCGACCGTCGCGCACGCGGCGGCCGCGATCACCGCGGGCATGGCCGACGTCGTGGTCTGCTACCGCGCTTTCAACGAACGCTCGGGCCGGCGCTTCGGCTCGGGGGACGCCGCGGTCCAAGCCCGCGGCGAATCTCCGATGGCACAGCACTTCGGCTACTACTCGCCCTACGGCCTCATCACCCCGGCAGCCTGGGTCGCCATGGCCGCGCGCCGCTACATGCATACGTACGGCGCCACCTCCGAAGACTTCGGGCGCGTCGCCGTAGCGGCGCGGACCCACGCCGCCACGAACCCCGCGGCGTGGTTCCACGACCGGCCGATCACCTTGGCCGACCACCAGAGCTCGAAGCTGATCGCCGATCCGCTGCGGCTTCTGGACTGCTGCCAAGAGTCCGACGGCGGAGTCGCGTTGGTCGTCGTCTCTGCGGAGCGCGCTAAGGATCTTCCCGGCAAGGAAGTCCTTATAGCGGGAGCCGCACAGGGCTCCGCCCACGACCAACAGATGATGACCAGCTATTACCGCGACGACATCACCGGACTGCCGGAGATGGGGACCGTCGCGCGGCAGCTGTGGCGCCAGTCCGGTTTGGGGCCGGACGACATCCAGACGGCGGTCATCTATGACCACTTCACTCCGTTCGTCCTGACGCAGCTGGAGGAGTTCGGCTTCTGTGGTCGGGGCGAGGCGCGCGACTTCATCCGCGACGGCGCCATCCACCTCGGCGGGCGGCTTCCGCTGAACACCCACGGCGGCCAGCTCGGCGAGGCCTACATCCACGGCATGAACGGCATCGCCGAGGCGGTGCGCCAGGCCCGGGGCACGGCCGTGAACCAGGTGCCGGACGTGCGCAACGTGCTGGTCACGGCTGGCACCGGGGTCCCGACGTCGGGGCTGGTGCTCAGCGCGGTCTGA
- a CDS encoding MaoC family dehydratase has product MTALPKVGETLPELVIPITPTRIVSGAIASRDYQDVHHDVPAAREKGSPDIFMNILTTNGLVGRFVTDWAGAEARILKIAIRLGVPNYPGDTMTLTGSVARVSEDGTVEIAIRGANQLGNHVTGTVTLKGGGE; this is encoded by the coding sequence ATGACCGCGCTGCCGAAGGTCGGGGAGACGTTGCCGGAGCTGGTCATCCCGATCACCCCGACGAGGATCGTCTCCGGCGCCATCGCTTCCCGGGACTACCAGGACGTGCACCACGACGTCCCGGCCGCCCGGGAGAAGGGCTCCCCCGACATCTTCATGAACATCCTCACCACCAACGGACTCGTCGGGCGCTTCGTCACCGACTGGGCCGGCGCCGAGGCGCGCATCCTGAAGATCGCGATCCGGCTCGGCGTCCCGAACTACCCCGGCGACACGATGACCCTCACCGGGTCCGTGGCGCGCGTCAGCGAGGACGGCACCGTCGAGATCGCGATCCGGGGTGCGAACCAGCTCGGCAACCATGTCACCGGAACCGTGACCCTGAAGGGCGGCGGCGAGTGA